One region of Candidatus Saccharimonadales bacterium genomic DNA includes:
- a CDS encoding cold-shock protein: MSERIVGTVKWFNASKGYGFIEQEGGEDVFVHYSALQSDGYRSLDEGQRVEFSIERGPKGLQASNVVPQ; encoded by the coding sequence ATGTCTGAACGAATTGTAGGTACCGTCAAATGGTTCAACGCCAGTAAAGGCTATGGGTTTATTGAACAGGAGGGTGGTGAAGATGTCTTTGTTCATTACTCTGCGCTCCAATCTGATGGCTATCGCTCATTAGATGAAGGCCAGCGCGTTGAGTTTAGTATTGAACGTGGTCCCAAGGGACTCCAGGCCAGTAACGTTGTACCCCAGTAG